The Paracoccus sp. MA genome contains a region encoding:
- a CDS encoding pyridoxal phosphate-dependent aminotransferase has product MRQSRRGQVDPFIVMDVMEAARKAEAGGRRIIHMEVGQPSTPAPEGARRALAAALDRPLGYTVALGLPELRAGIAGLYRRWYGLDLDPSRVVVTPGSSGGFILAFSALFDAGERVALGEPGYPSYRQILRAMSLEPVGIPTRAEDRYQPRPQDLPADAQGLILASPGNPSGTVLRREELAGLTARAAELGMSVISDEIYHGLDYGAGFHSALEVTDEVFVINSFSKYFSMTGWRVGWMVVPDSMIRTVERIAQNMFICPPHASQVAALAALDCVEEAEANLAVYAQNRRLMLERLPQIGFSRIAPPEGAFYIYADVSDLTGDSLSFAAEILEKAGVAVTPGLDFDPHRGARTLRFSYAAGTAEIAEGLERLAAFMAAR; this is encoded by the coding sequence ATGAGACAATCCCGCCGCGGGCAGGTCGACCCCTTCATCGTCATGGATGTCATGGAGGCCGCTCGCAAGGCCGAGGCCGGGGGCCGCCGCATCATCCATATGGAGGTCGGCCAGCCCTCGACCCCGGCCCCCGAGGGCGCGCGCCGGGCGCTGGCCGCCGCGCTGGACCGGCCGCTGGGCTATACGGTCGCGCTTGGCCTGCCAGAGCTGCGCGCCGGCATCGCCGGGCTTTACCGGCGCTGGTATGGGCTCGACCTCGACCCGAGCCGCGTGGTGGTGACGCCGGGCTCCTCGGGCGGCTTCATCCTGGCCTTCTCGGCGCTGTTCGACGCGGGCGAGCGGGTGGCCTTGGGCGAGCCGGGCTATCCCAGCTATCGCCAGATCCTGCGCGCCATGTCGCTGGAACCCGTCGGCATCCCGACCCGGGCCGAGGACCGCTACCAGCCGCGGCCGCAGGACCTGCCGGCGGATGCGCAGGGGCTGATCCTCGCCTCGCCCGGCAACCCCTCGGGCACCGTGCTGCGGCGCGAGGAACTGGCGGGGCTGACCGCGCGGGCGGCGGAGCTGGGCATGAGCGTGATCTCGGACGAGATCTATCACGGGCTCGACTATGGCGCCGGCTTCCATTCGGCGCTGGAAGTGACGGATGAGGTTTTCGTCATCAACAGCTTCTCGAAATATTTCAGCATGACCGGCTGGCGCGTCGGCTGGATGGTGGTGCCGGACAGCATGATCCGCACCGTCGAGCGCATCGCGCAGAACATGTTCATCTGCCCGCCCCATGCCAGCCAGGTCGCGGCGCTGGCCGCGCTGGATTGCGTGGAGGAGGCCGAGGCGAACCTGGCCGTCTACGCGCAAAATCGCCGGCTGATGCTGGAGCGCCTGCCGCAGATCGGCTTCTCGCGCATCGCTCCGCCGGAAGGCGCCTTCTACATCTATGCCGATGTGTCCGACCTGACCGGGGACAGCCTGAGCTTCGCCGCGGAAATTCTTGAAAAGGCGGGTGTCGCTGTCACGCCGGGCCTGGACTTCGACCCGCATCGCGGCGCCCGCACCCTGCGCTTCAGCTATGCTGCGGGGACGGCCGAGATTGCCGAGGGGCTGGAGCGGCTGGCAGCCTTCATGGCGGCGCGATGA
- a CDS encoding N-acetylmuramoyl-L-alanine amidase, whose amino-acid sequence MRWLWALLLVWLALPALADDGTRSALATVDLAGSSLAAEGRDRGRPRPMELRLTISQPVPYRVYFLDGPPRLVVDFREIDFSGTSAEDLPGRELVPALRWGRFRPGWSRLVMELPGPYALRTAVQSPAEGGARGALVKLRIEPVKPQAFVTRGNALSALWDLPSPAEVTPLPPRRTAKRPLRVALDPGHGGHDPGAQVGAIYEAALMLGFARELAEILTRAGFEVVPTREDDSFVPLERRMTIARAAQADLFISLHADALPAGEAAGLSIYVWNPQADDRATRELAMRHDRADLLAGLDLAGTDDQLADVLMDLARTETHPRSEAFAKFAVSELNRAGVGMHRTPVRGAAFSVLKSPDIPSVLIELGFLTDAGDRTNLFDPDWRARTAQALAQAIGLWAQDDAARAALSRK is encoded by the coding sequence ATGAGATGGCTCTGGGCCCTGCTGCTGGTCTGGCTGGCGCTGCCGGCGCTGGCCGATGACGGCACGCGCTCGGCCCTGGCGACGGTCGATCTGGCGGGCTCCTCGCTGGCGGCCGAGGGCCGCGACCGCGGCAGACCGCGGCCGATGGAACTGCGGCTGACCATCAGCCAGCCGGTGCCCTACCGGGTCTATTTCCTCGACGGCCCGCCGCGCCTGGTGGTCGATTTCCGCGAGATCGACTTTTCCGGCACCAGCGCCGAGGATCTGCCCGGCCGCGAGCTGGTGCCGGCGCTGCGCTGGGGCCGGTTCCGGCCCGGCTGGTCGCGGCTGGTGATGGAACTGCCTGGCCCCTATGCGCTGCGCACCGCCGTGCAAAGCCCGGCCGAGGGCGGCGCCCGGGGCGCGCTGGTCAAGCTGCGCATCGAGCCGGTGAAGCCCCAGGCCTTCGTCACCCGCGGCAATGCGCTTTCGGCGCTCTGGGACCTGCCCAGCCCGGCCGAGGTGACGCCGCTGCCGCCGCGCCGCACCGCCAAGCGGCCGTTGCGCGTCGCCCTCGACCCCGGCCATGGCGGCCACGATCCCGGCGCCCAGGTCGGCGCCATCTACGAGGCGGCGCTGATGCTGGGCTTTGCCCGCGAACTGGCCGAGATCCTGACCCGCGCCGGTTTCGAGGTCGTCCCCACCCGCGAGGATGACAGCTTCGTCCCGCTGGAGCGGCGCATGACCATCGCCCGCGCCGCGCAGGCCGACCTGTTCATCTCGTTGCATGCCGATGCGCTGCCGGCGGGCGAGGCGGCGGGGCTGTCGATCTATGTCTGGAACCCGCAGGCCGACGACCGCGCCACGCGCGAGCTGGCGATGCGCCACGACCGCGCCGACCTGCTGGCCGGGCTGGACCTGGCGGGCACCGACGACCAGCTGGCCGACGTGCTGATGGACCTGGCGCGGACCGAGACGCATCCGCGCTCGGAAGCCTTCGCCAAGTTCGCGGTTTCCGAGCTCAATCGCGCGGGCGTCGGCATGCATCGCACCCCGGTGCGCGGCGCGGCCTTCTCGGTGCTGAAATCGCCCGACATCCCCTCGGTGCTGATCGAGCTGGGCTTCCTGACCGATGCGGGCGACCGGACGAACCTGTTCGACCCGGACTGGCGCGCGCGCACCGCGCAGGCCTTGGCCCAGGCGATCGGCCTCTGGGCGCAGGATGACGCCGCCCGCGCCGCGCTGTCGCGAAAGTAG
- a CDS encoding penicillin-binding protein 1A — translation MLRFLLSFIGAIFSWFVTAVFFIALTVGAVFWMYSRDLPSHEQLAQYAPKTISRVYSGEGRLIDEFAEERRIFVPIDDIPPLVKEAFISAEDKNFYHHHGFDPRGMMGALVQAVRTRGENVRGASTITQQVMKNFLLSSDRSVERKIKELILATRLESTLSKDQILELYLNEIFLGQNSFGVAAAAQTYFNKPLTELAPHEAATLAAMPQAPGRYHPVRAKERVTERRNYVLREMWQNGYIDQATYEAESQLPLRSVQNGDFPAFQQQLPARDYFTDEIRRQLSAQFGEEEFFGGGLAIRATVDPRLQKVAARALQQALEKYDRGRGVWRGTRVSIPAERLGSEQDWRAALAETRVPRDIEGWFPAVVLSLEGSDATIGIEDQEGTATIPAKDVQWARKRRADGTLAPKAKVASDLLEVGEVVLVRRMTSDSDGSFIRWTLRQVPEVQGGFMAMDVNTGRVIAMQGGFSYQSSVFNRATQAQRQPGSSFKPFVYAAALDSGFNPATIVVDEPITVNTPQGLWTPKNASGKFYGPTPMRTGIEQSRNLMTIRIARDIGMDTVASYAEKFGVYDNLGHFLANSLGAQETTLFKMVAAYAMFANGGERVEPTLVDRVQDRRGRTIYRHDRRDCVTCGQPTLPAGAAPEIRSNRERVMDAITAYQLTSMLEGVVKRGSGRGVNLPVPVAGKTGTTNDAKDVWFIGFTSNLVAGCYLGYDQPRTLGSNAYGGTLCVPVFNEFMQEAVKEFGGTEFKVPPGGHFVNIDRFTGAILGPDAKGDNVIAEYFRDGQSLTGIALVDGGFGRADPGTLPLFTQGRDGGQAVTTSTGKKRVIPKKADFGTLSSGGLY, via the coding sequence TTGCTGCGCTTCCTTCTGTCCTTCATCGGTGCGATCTTTTCCTGGTTCGTGACCGCCGTCTTCTTCATCGCCCTGACCGTCGGGGCGGTGTTCTGGATGTATTCGCGCGACCTGCCGAGCCATGAGCAGCTGGCGCAATATGCGCCCAAGACCATCAGCCGGGTCTATTCCGGCGAGGGGCGGCTGATCGACGAATTCGCCGAGGAGCGCCGCATCTTCGTGCCGATCGACGACATCCCGCCGCTGGTCAAGGAGGCCTTCATCAGCGCCGAGGACAAGAATTTCTACCATCACCACGGTTTCGATCCGCGCGGCATGATGGGCGCGCTGGTGCAGGCGGTCCGCACCCGGGGCGAGAACGTGCGCGGCGCCTCGACCATCACCCAGCAGGTGATGAAGAACTTCCTGCTCTCCAGCGACCGCAGCGTCGAGCGCAAGATCAAGGAACTGATCCTGGCCACCCGGCTGGAATCGACCCTGTCCAAGGACCAGATCCTCGAACTTTACCTGAACGAGATCTTTCTGGGGCAGAACAGTTTCGGCGTCGCCGCCGCCGCGCAGACCTATTTCAACAAGCCCCTGACCGAGCTTGCCCCGCATGAGGCCGCGACGCTGGCCGCGATGCCGCAGGCGCCGGGCCGCTATCACCCCGTCCGCGCCAAGGAGCGGGTGACCGAGCGGCGCAACTACGTCCTGCGCGAGATGTGGCAGAACGGCTATATCGACCAGGCGACCTACGAGGCGGAATCGCAATTGCCGCTGCGCTCGGTGCAGAACGGCGATTTCCCCGCCTTCCAGCAGCAGCTGCCGGCGCGCGACTATTTCACCGACGAGATCCGCCGCCAGCTTTCGGCGCAGTTCGGCGAGGAGGAATTCTTCGGCGGCGGCCTGGCGATCCGCGCCACCGTCGACCCCAGGCTGCAGAAGGTCGCCGCGCGCGCCCTGCAGCAGGCGCTGGAGAAATACGACCGCGGCCGCGGCGTCTGGCGCGGCACCCGCGTCTCGATCCCGGCCGAGCGGCTCGGCAGCGAGCAGGACTGGCGCGCCGCGCTGGCCGAGACCCGCGTGCCGCGCGACATCGAGGGCTGGTTCCCGGCCGTGGTGCTGTCCCTGGAAGGCAGCGACGCCACCATCGGCATCGAGGATCAGGAGGGCACCGCGACCATTCCCGCCAAGGACGTGCAATGGGCCAGGAAGCGCCGCGCCGACGGCACGCTGGCGCCCAAGGCCAAGGTGGCCTCGGACCTGCTGGAGGTCGGCGAGGTGGTGCTGGTGCGCCGCATGACCAGCGACAGCGACGGCAGCTTCATCCGCTGGACCCTGCGGCAGGTGCCCGAGGTGCAGGGCGGCTTCATGGCCATGGACGTGAATACCGGCCGGGTCATCGCCATGCAGGGCGGATTTTCCTATCAAAGCTCGGTCTTCAACCGCGCGACCCAGGCGCAGCGCCAGCCCGGCTCCAGCTTCAAGCCCTTCGTCTATGCGGCGGCGCTGGATTCCGGCTTCAACCCGGCCACCATCGTGGTGGACGAGCCGATCACCGTGAACACGCCGCAGGGGCTGTGGACCCCCAAGAACGCCAGCGGCAAGTTCTACGGCCCCACGCCGATGCGCACCGGGATCGAGCAGTCGCGCAACCTGATGACCATCCGCATCGCCCGCGATATCGGCATGGATACCGTCGCGTCCTATGCCGAGAAATTCGGGGTCTACGACAATCTCGGCCATTTCCTCGCCAATTCCCTGGGTGCGCAGGAGACGACGCTGTTCAAGATGGTCGCCGCCTATGCCATGTTCGCCAATGGCGGCGAGCGGGTGGAACCCACGCTGGTCGACCGCGTGCAGGACCGCCGCGGCCGCACCATCTATCGCCACGATCGCCGCGACTGCGTGACCTGCGGCCAGCCGACCCTGCCCGCCGGCGCCGCGCCCGAGATCCGTTCCAACCGCGAGCGGGTGATGGATGCGATCACCGCCTATCAGCTGACCTCGATGCTCGAGGGCGTGGTCAAGCGCGGCTCGGGGCGCGGGGTGAACCTGCCGGTGCCTGTGGCCGGCAAGACCGGCACCACCAACGACGCCAAGGATGTCTGGTTCATCGGCTTCACCTCGAACCTCGTCGCCGGCTGCTATCTGGGCTATGACCAGCCGCGCACGCTGGGGTCCAACGCCTATGGCGGCACGCTTTGCGTGCCGGTCTTCAACGAGTTCATGCAGGAGGCGGTGAAGGAATTCGGCGGCACCGAGTTCAAGGTTCCGCCGGGCGGGCATTTCGTCAACATCGACCGCTTCACCGGCGCGATCCTCGGCCCCGACGCCAAGGGCGACAATGTCATCGCCGAATATTTCCGCGACGGCCAGTCGCTGACCGGCATCGCGCTGGTCGACGGCGGCTTCGGCCGGGCCGATCCGGGCACGCTGCCGCTGTTCACCCAGGGCCGCGACGGCGGGCAGGCGGTGACCACCTCGACCGGCAAGAAGAGAGTGATCCCGAAGAAGGCCGATTTCGGCACCCTGTCCTCGGGCGGGCTGTATTGA